One Campylobacter massiliensis DNA window includes the following coding sequences:
- a CDS encoding CDP-alcohol phosphatidyltransferase family protein: protein MSIYELKPKFQNLLRPLVKHLYNAGITANQVTLLACIISILLGALLAKFSDISALFFLLPIWMFLRMALNAIDGMLAREFNIEKLLILCSCVGWFG from the coding sequence ATGAGTATTTACGAGCTAAAACCCAAATTTCAAAACCTGCTTCGTCCGTTAGTAAAGCATCTTTATAATGCCGGTATTACGGCAAATCAAGTTACGCTTCTAGCCTGCATTATCTCCATTTTATTAGGTGCGCTACTTGCTAAATTTTCCGATATTTCAGCATTATTTTTTCTGCTACCTATTTGGATGTTTTTACGTATGGCGTTAAATGCTATCGACGGTATGCTGGCTCGCGAGTTTAATATAGAAAAATTACTAATTTTGTGTAGCTGTGTTGGTTGGTTTGGGTAG
- a CDS encoding DUF945 family protein codes for MRKLLIVLVIIAGVVFGGLKFNANKVEEKYNEALNLIKANGMEVKNSVFEGGLLKSHANYDVVLSKNYINELVSLGEEYGAPEDLAIKIDMNISHGFDSLLGKFELAGDAEFLNDPYKNFIKEIFDTTRPIKFHADGASGGDKKFVFELVGVQKEQDGNKLNLAKSLLNFDINGEKKIAGVSFINDFIDFASKEGVAIKIKNIDYDVKYETPIEPNMISKALVNSAYKFELGGIDVISGAEALQIGKITSDSKLTVLSDTLTQDDTSTIEKIKYAKYEFKDFLIKTKFANLDKAAFEDIINAKGEPEAQLAVIMQALDKFIKRAPKLTFENFNFKNAAGKSYVSNFEFSIDPDGIDSQNFLDNIPAAINFSGKIELDTTPGEFIFGSGEEKEGINAMLVNGGLFKENGGKYVTIFKYNKRTQDLIFNENLSLKSLFQ; via the coding sequence ATGAGAAAGTTACTCATTGTATTGGTGATTATAGCCGGCGTGGTTTTTGGCGGGCTAAAATTTAACGCAAACAAGGTGGAGGAAAAATATAACGAGGCTTTGAACCTAATCAAAGCAAACGGTATGGAGGTCAAAAACAGCGTATTTGAGGGCGGTCTACTAAAATCGCACGCAAACTACGACGTGGTTTTGTCTAAAAACTACATAAACGAGCTTGTCTCTCTTGGCGAAGAGTACGGTGCGCCCGAGGATCTAGCTATAAAAATCGACATGAATATCTCGCATGGATTTGATAGCTTGCTAGGTAAATTTGAGCTTGCGGGCGATGCCGAGTTTTTAAATGACCCGTATAAAAATTTCATCAAAGAGATATTTGATACGACGAGACCTATCAAATTTCACGCGGACGGCGCTTCGGGCGGAGATAAAAAATTTGTCTTTGAGCTAGTCGGAGTACAAAAAGAACAAGACGGCAATAAACTAAATCTCGCCAAATCGCTTTTAAATTTTGACATAAACGGCGAAAAGAAAATAGCCGGAGTCTCTTTTATAAATGATTTCATAGACTTTGCAAGCAAAGAAGGCGTCGCTATAAAAATCAAAAATATCGACTACGACGTGAAGTATGAAACGCCGATCGAGCCTAATATGATCTCAAAAGCGCTCGTAAATAGCGCTTATAAATTTGAACTTGGCGGCATAGACGTGATTTCGGGCGCCGAGGCTCTGCAAATCGGAAAGATAACGAGCGACTCCAAGCTAACCGTGCTAAGCGATACTCTAACGCAGGACGATACGAGCACGATAGAGAAGATAAAATATGCAAAATATGAATTTAAAGACTTTTTGATCAAAACGAAATTTGCAAATTTAGATAAAGCCGCGTTTGAAGATATTATTAACGCCAAGGGAGAGCCTGAGGCTCAGCTTGCGGTGATAATGCAAGCGCTTGATAAATTTATAAAAAGAGCGCCGAAGCTTACCTTTGAAAATTTCAATTTTAAAAATGCGGCCGGCAAGAGCTACGTCTCAAATTTTGAGTTTTCTATCGACCCGGACGGGATAGATAGTCAAAATTTCCTTGATAATATCCCGGCTGCTATAAATTTTAGCGGTAAAATCGAGCTTGATACGACGCCAGGAGAGTTTATATTCGGCAGCGGCGAGGAAAAAGAGGGGATAAATGCGATGCTCGTAAACGGCGGACTATTTAAAGAAAACGGCGGCAAATACGTAACTATTTTTAAATATAATAAAAGAACGCAAGATTTGATCTTTAACGAAAATTTATCTCTAAAATCTCTTTTTCAATAA
- a CDS encoding DedA family protein — translation MQEMLTSLSTYGYVIVFLYSLGGGMVAIIAAGVLAHLGKMDITVSIVLAAAANAIGDTLLFYVSRYNRTAVMPYLARHKRKLAFSQILFKQHGNKIIFFKKFIYGLKTLIPLAIGLTKYSFAKFSVINVISAVAWAILLGLGSFWAGEAFERAWDFMGENGWLMPVAMFSLLTLIWVYLQQATKKKGRSE, via the coding sequence TTGCAAGAGATGCTAACCTCGCTATCGACCTACGGGTACGTGATAGTGTTTTTATATTCGCTTGGAGGCGGTATGGTCGCTATCATCGCGGCCGGCGTGCTTGCCCATCTTGGCAAGATGGACATAACCGTGAGTATCGTGCTGGCGGCCGCCGCCAATGCTATCGGCGATACTTTGCTTTTTTACGTCAGCAGGTATAACCGCACGGCCGTGATGCCGTATCTGGCTAGGCATAAACGCAAGCTTGCCTTCTCTCAAATTTTATTTAAGCAGCACGGAAATAAAATAATATTTTTCAAAAAATTTATCTACGGACTAAAGACCCTCATCCCGCTTGCTATAGGGCTTACGAAGTATTCGTTTGCTAAATTTAGCGTCATAAACGTTATTAGCGCGGTAGCTTGGGCGATTTTGCTCGGGCTGGGCAGCTTTTGGGCGGGCGAGGCGTTTGAGCGGGCGTGGGATTTTATGGGCGAAAACGGCTGGCTGATGCCGGTTGCGATGTTTTCTCTACTGACGCTCATCTGGGTATATCTGCAACAAGCGACGAAAAAGAAAGGAAGGTCGGAATGA
- a CDS encoding lipid-binding SYLF domain-containing protein, with protein sequence MRKILLAIFCVLALGANDELVLNASNSFTTTMRKNPDAPVKALLQNAKAVVIFPGITKVGFVLGGMHGKGVMLVGNPYAPSEMMVVDISGGSIGLQVGYENSSLVLFILKDSLVADIKDAKITINADASFAFADTGKFYGRVSDFSFTSDIYAYTDNDGFFAGASFGGAVLAKTSDAPLRMDSYGYNALMGAISKY encoded by the coding sequence ATGAGAAAAATTTTACTAGCGATTTTTTGCGTTTTAGCGCTCGGTGCCAACGACGAGCTCGTGCTAAACGCGTCAAATTCTTTTACGACGACGATGCGTAAGAACCCAGACGCGCCGGTTAAGGCTTTGCTTCAAAATGCAAAAGCGGTCGTCATTTTTCCTGGCATTACTAAAGTCGGCTTCGTACTGGGCGGCATGCACGGCAAAGGCGTGATGCTCGTGGGAAACCCGTACGCGCCGAGCGAAATGATGGTCGTGGATATCAGCGGCGGCAGTATCGGACTACAGGTGGGTTACGAAAATAGCTCGCTCGTGCTTTTTATCCTAAAAGATAGCCTCGTAGCCGACATAAAAGACGCCAAAATCACGATAAACGCCGACGCATCGTTTGCATTTGCCGATACGGGCAAATTTTACGGTAGAGTGAGTGATTTTAGCTTCACCAGCGACATTTATGCATATACGGACAATGACGGTTTTTTCGCGGGAGCGAGCTTTGGCGGAGCGGTGCTGGCTAAAACTAGCGACGCGCCTCTAAGGATGGATAGCTACGGATATAACGCGCTAATGGGCGCTATCTCAAAATACTAA
- the rny gene encoding ribonuclease Y, protein MIEILIGLGTGAVGAGAGYLIAKKINDANYNIFLEQAKAKAKAIEFEAERTLKDAKIQVQEAEFEAKKKYDDKTVKLQKEYTQKFEEIGKKEQTLLNEQEILNESRAELEKSRNEAKSVYEEGLGLKASYQAKLQEALKVLEHAAGLTQEEAREEVLKKVEEKSRAEIAHIVRKHEEEAKREAKKRVNYILAQATSRFAGEFAAERLINVVDIKNDELKGRIIGKEGRNIKTLEMALGVDIIIDDMPHAITLSSFNLYRRAIATRVIELLVQDGRIQPARIEDLHKKVCEEFEASILEEGENIVIDLGLSKIHPEIMKLIGKLKFRASYGQNALAHSLEVAHLAGIIAAETGGDEKLAKRAGLLHDIGKALTHEFEGSHVDLGAEICKRYKEHPVVINAIYAHHGHEEATSVESAAVCAADALSAARPGARREVLESFLKRVEEIENIAKSKEGIKQAYAINAGREIRVIANAKLINDDEAVLVAKEIAAEIESKVQYPGEIKVNVIRETRAIEMAK, encoded by the coding sequence GCGGTGGGCGCTGGCGCAGGCTATCTCATCGCTAAAAAAATTAACGACGCTAACTACAATATATTTTTAGAGCAGGCTAAAGCGAAGGCTAAAGCGATAGAATTTGAGGCTGAACGCACGCTAAAAGACGCTAAAATCCAAGTCCAAGAGGCTGAATTTGAAGCCAAGAAAAAATACGACGACAAAACCGTAAAACTACAAAAAGAGTACACGCAAAAATTCGAAGAGATCGGTAAAAAAGAGCAAACCCTGCTAAACGAGCAAGAAATTTTAAACGAAAGCAGGGCTGAGCTAGAAAAATCCCGAAATGAAGCAAAAAGCGTCTATGAAGAGGGTCTTGGGCTAAAAGCAAGCTATCAAGCCAAACTGCAAGAGGCGCTAAAGGTGCTTGAGCACGCTGCCGGCCTAACGCAAGAAGAGGCGCGCGAAGAGGTACTAAAAAAAGTAGAGGAAAAAAGCCGCGCCGAGATCGCTCACATCGTGCGAAAACACGAAGAAGAGGCTAAACGCGAGGCTAAAAAACGGGTGAATTATATTTTGGCGCAGGCCACGTCGCGATTTGCGGGAGAATTTGCCGCTGAGCGCCTGATAAACGTAGTGGATATCAAAAACGATGAGCTAAAAGGCCGTATAATCGGCAAAGAGGGGCGCAATATCAAGACCCTAGAAATGGCGCTTGGCGTAGATATCATCATCGACGATATGCCTCACGCTATCACGTTAAGCAGCTTTAACCTATACCGAAGAGCGATTGCTACGCGCGTGATAGAGCTTTTGGTGCAAGACGGCCGCATACAGCCGGCAAGGATAGAGGATCTGCATAAAAAAGTATGCGAAGAATTTGAAGCCTCGATCTTAGAGGAGGGCGAAAATATCGTCATCGACCTAGGCCTTAGCAAAATCCATCCCGAGATAATGAAACTAATCGGCAAGCTAAAATTTAGAGCTAGCTACGGACAAAACGCCCTCGCGCACAGCCTCGAGGTAGCGCATCTTGCCGGCATCATCGCGGCTGAAACCGGCGGAGACGAAAAGCTAGCCAAAAGAGCGGGCTTGCTGCACGATATCGGCAAGGCCTTGACGCATGAATTTGAGGGTAGCCACGTCGATTTGGGCGCTGAAATTTGCAAACGCTACAAAGAGCATCCTGTAGTCATAAACGCCATCTACGCCCACCACGGACACGAGGAGGCAACTAGTGTAGAAAGCGCCGCCGTTTGCGCTGCGGACGCTCTGAGTGCGGCTCGCCCGGGAGCGCGCAGAGAGGTGCTTGAAAGCTTCCTAAAACGCGTCGAAGAGATAGAAAATATCGCAAAAAGCAAAGAGGGTATCAAGCAAGCATACGCGATAAACGCCGGTCGCGAGATCCGCGTCATCGCAAACGCAAAGCTCATAAACGACGACGAAGCGGTGCTCGTTGCTAAAGAGATTGCCGCAGAGATTGAGAGCAAGGTGCAGTATCCGGGCGAGATCAAAGTAAACGTGATCCGCGAAACTAGAGCCATAGAAATGGCAAAATAG